The Juglans regia cultivar Chandler chromosome 1, Walnut 2.0, whole genome shotgun sequence nucleotide sequence ATTGGGAATTCAGGGGATTTAGATGAATCAGTTGCTTCTGCTATTACAGAAAACGGTAAAGTCTCTCTACCGGGAAAGTTTTCTGTAACATAGCTTAGGCAtgttgactatttttttttcttttataattatccCCAACTAAATTTACCCGGTTGTTTGTGCAGACATTGTGGCAGCTGCTGTACTTTCTGGGAACAGGAATTTTGAGGGTCGTGTTCATCCATTAACAAGAGCTAACTACCTTGCCTCGCCTCCTTTAGTTGTTGCCTATGCCCTTGCTGGCACGGTATGTAGTCTTTATTACCATGATGCCTACGTATCTTTGGtacaaaaagaatattgatACAACAATCCTTAGAATATGGAAAACCTGATGCATTAATCCAATggatatgaaaaatgaaatgacagAAGGGTCACTGTACTTTTTATATCCACCAGTTTCCTTGGATTAAGCTTCACGCAAAAGTTTTACACCAAGAATTTGAGTTGAACTTTATATTCAGTATGGGACTATTgagtcatataatttttttttttttgataggtaaatgattatattatattaaaacgactaggcatagcccaagtacactatTGAGtcatataaatagtttaatgtCATTGTTATTAGTACctaaatctcaatttattttggTCTAAGGACAACAAGATTCCCAAATCCCAGTGTCAGCTCCTTGTGGAAACCCAGTAATGTCTGACAGGCACATTCAACGTTTGAGTGGTAGAAATTGACTGGATAGTTTCTTGTTGTGTACCATGTAAATGCATTGTTTCCATGAAACGTAGTGTGGTGGTATTATGATATTGAAAAGGGTTTTGTAGTAGGTAGTATATTGTTTCTGTAGAAAAGGAGACATGAACTACATCAAACAGGTGTGGGTATTTTGCATTACCTCTCAGCACTTTTTCCCCTGCATCAGCTCCTGACTCTATGTTGTGGCCAAGCATTTTGAAACTATAAGATGCTTAGCTCTGTTAGGAGTCCAACATTTGAACAGTTGCAATAATCAGTATGTGTATTTGTTGTCACAACACTTCtacttttaatttgaatattgaataatcaattagaagttaattttcagaaattttccaTGTCACATATTAATTATCCATTGTATGCCCATTGGGTGACATGAAATTGTTTTCTAGGTTGACATTGACTTCGATAAGGAGCCAATTGGCACGGGGAAGGATGGTAAGAGTGTATATTTTAGGGATATCTGGCCTTCTACAGAAGAAATTGCAGaggtataaattataatgatcaagTTCTGTTATAAAGTTTTAGAATATGCATGGCATAAATTAACTTTGGATGGCATGCTGTTTAGGTTGTTCAATCCAGTGTGTTGCCTGAAATGTTCAAAAGTACTTATGAGGCTATTACAAAAGGCAATCCCATGTGGAATCAGCTTTCAGTTCCAACTGGCTCCCTGTATTCATGGGACTCCGACTCAACCTACATCCACGAGCCTCCATACTTCAAGGGCATGACCCTAGATCCTCCTGGAGCCCATGGAGTGAAGGATGCATACTGCCTACTGAACTTTGGTGACAGTATTACAACAGATCACATTTCCCCAGCAGGAAGCATTCACAAGGACAGTCCTACTGCAAAATACCTTCTTGACCGTGGAGTAGATCGCAAGGACTTCAATTCTTATGGAAGCCGCCGGGGCAATGATGAAGTGATGGCTAGGGGAACTTTTGCCAATATTCGCATTGTTAACAAGCTCTTGAGTGGGGAAGTGGGCCCAAAAACAGTCCACATTCCTACCGGCGAGAAACTCTCTGTTTTTGATGCAGCAACGGTGAGCTCCTTTATATCTAGTTGTTGCACAATTTTTTCATCCTGATCCTTTTTCCTAGTCAAAGTTTTTGCTTGAGATGATTTTGTGTACGAGGAATTTGTCCTTTATTTTTGCTGGAGCACATGCACTTGATCTGTCAGTAATGCTGGCCTGTGAACTTCTGGGCTGACCTAAATTAAAGAAAACGTTGCCTTTATGCCCATactccctttccttttttttttttttttgttggtatatTAGGTATATTCAACCAGATTCATTATTATTCCCTTGTTATGTGGTGTTGTGAATTCTTATTTACttatccccaaaaaaaaaaaaaaaaaaaaagttacgtGAACTCTTATTGAAACAGTTTCTAAATGAGGCATTTTCATTGTCTGAAATAATAGTGGCTTTTGTGATCTGAAGTAGTTTCTTGTGATTCATAGATGCCACCCTTAAGTGATAACGATGATCTCAAACTGTTGATTGTTGAATGTTATGTGTTTGGCCCTTGTCTGTTTCAGAGGTACAAGGCTGCTGGGCAGGACACCATCGTACTGGCTGGTGCTGAATATGGGAGCGGAAGCTCCAGGGACTGGGCCGCCAAAGGTCCAATGTTATTGGTGGGTTTCTCAATATCCTTTCTGGTTGTCTTCAATATTTTCTGGCAGTCATGTGTCCTCACATGATTATATTACAGGGTGTTAAAGCAGTGATTGCCAAAAGCTTTGAGAGAATTCATCGCAGTAATTTGGTTGGAATGGGTATTATTCCACTTTGCTTCAAGTCCGGTGAGGATGCAGACACACTAGGATTGACCGGCCACGAACGATACACCATTGACCTCCCAAGCAAAATTAGCGAGATAAGGCCAGGCCAAGATGTGACTGTCACAACTGACAGTGGAAAATCTTTCACCTGCATTGCCCGCTTTGACACTGAGGTATTTCCCTCTTTCATTTGTTTGTACAATTGCATTCAGTATTGCGGAGAAGAGAAGGATACTGGATGCGTTGTAAGAaaactgaatttaaaaaatgattttatatgctTAGATTCAAATGGAATAAGAATTATACTTGCCATGTTCATATGAAATTGTCAAACAAGGCATAAAAGCAGTGTTAGATTAGAAAGCTTTTTGTTTCCTTGcaccattttttgttttgcgGATTCTGAGGAATTTTTTATTCATGGGAAATGATTTATATGTTGTTGTGTTTTGCAGGTGGAATTGGCTTATTTCAATCACGGAGGCATTCTGCCCTATGTTTTACGGAATTTGACCAAGCAATAAAACAATTAGGAGTGCATTGTTGGATTTTCGACCTTTGCCATATATCCATCCTTGTGAGTTCTTCCTTCCATGTGGGGGTGagtgaataaaacttcttaataataggaaacaaaaaaatccGTTTCACGGGATATATAGCAATTTTCAGCTTTTGAAACATAATCATAATCGAGGGTTGCCAAGGATATATGTTTGCCTATTTCAGGAAAAGGAAGAGTATACTTTAGTCAAtgttttttatcatttatttatttatttatttttgcaattACGTTCTAATAGTGTATATGCTGTTTAGTTAATTTTGAACCTCAGTGCATGAAATAGAGGGACGGCATAAGTATAAACTTCCAGATGATTAACTCATGCACCGAGTATATCAGCATAATGCGATGGAAGAAGTAACACGAGTATAGCTTTATATAGTACTATAACCCAGAAACTTTCGAGAGTAAATTGATGATGTCCAAAGTCAAAGATGCTTGATCAAATTATTTGCTGCACGGTAGGAATAAGACAGGCTATTTATATACAGTAATTGACTTCCAAAACGATAGCAAAAGTTGACCCAACTTAAATTGCTAGGGCGTCATTATCATCTTTGTCAACCTACAATGTCtaccaataaataaattagagtgGTGTTACTATGCCGCCTGGAGACGACTGCTTTCTGTGCTGTCTAGTGcgatttgtatatataaatatatatatatctatacattttatttcaaatattttttaaacatttaaatatttttaaaaaataaaataaatattaatacattaatagtcacttttttaatcattaagaaaaataatttttttaaaaaaatttaaatatatgagcgGTTAAAATAAGGGAGTAAAATGAAAAGGTATATTAGCATTTCTCTATAAATTAAGAACATGAACTATTTCTCTATGAATTAAGAACATGAACTTTAAGAAGACAATTTCTTGCTATCGTaatttaaattgatataatataataataccaATATATTAGAGTGGCGTTACATGtacttacatttttatttagaagATTTGACCCTTTTAAGATTAAGATCCTTCTAATGTGCCGGCCAGCTCTTATCGTTGGGCATGTCCGTTAATgcaatctcactttttttttttaaaatattttttaacattttaaaaaaacacattcaaTCAtagtaataaattttttaaatatttgaaaaaaaaaggaaaaaaaaaaaatgcactaacAATCAAACTGAGAcaaactatcattttccttaaagaTTATATCACATTACATTTTTATCTATTCTTCATCCATCTTAATGGTCCGCATCAAACGGAAGCGCAATATATcagttttaaaaatttggaaCGAAAAGTGTGaactatttattaatttgaggatgaaaaatgtattttcttgGTTTGAGCTCGCATAATTAATCTCGTATGTTTActcagatgagatgatatagatgaaatgaattgagataaaagttaaaaattgaataaaatattgttaaaatatattttttaatattattattgttttaaaatttaaaatttttattttattttgtatgaaaatttgaaacaattgtaatgattaaatgagatgagatatattgtgaaaataaaaaagatgagataagatgtgtTGAGACGATTGGATGGCGTACCTAATTGGGTGTCTTtgttatatcaaattaaaatacaagcCATCACACACAAGCCCAACCGGAATCGACCCTGTTGCTTCTTGCACGGTAAGAAACGCGTTTATAACAAGTGAGAGAAAAACTTGTGGCAAAATAAGATATAGCGGCGAGCTTCTTGTGACTGGTGAGCAAAGACTGATCTTCCATGAAAGGCTTGCTAATCAAGTAATTATGGGCTAATACAGTTAGATCTTCTACAAAgaggatatataaatatatatatctatatatatatatatatatacgtgtgtgtgtgtgtgtgtatgtgtatgtgtgtgtgtgaaagaATAACAACACTGACGGAATCATCATGCCCTTATAGCATGGAAACTAGATCACAGGTcctttaatgatttatatatattcccaTTACATCTAACTCAAAAGTAGcacaatgatatatatatggtgATCAATTAGCCACACCATATCCAATGAAAATTGCATACAACCCATCACACAGATATATATGGTGATCAATTAGCCACACCATATCCAATGAAAATTGCATACAACCCatcgcagagagagagagagagagagagaacttgttAGATTGATCTTCAATGGTCCTCTGGAATGCTCGCCAAAGCTGGCCTCCAACTGTCACCATCACTTGTTTTAGCTTTACAAGTCCTTGATCTTGTCAACTTCATTGCACTTACCAATTCCTCCACAGAAGAATATTGAAAGTTCTCCTCCGAATTCAGTATCTGTTTCAACTCTTTCAGGGTCACCACCACTCTAATCCTCACAACCCGGCTCCTAGAATCACCATGATCTGTACTTCCTCTACCGACATTATCATCGTCTTCTTGCAGCTTGAACCTAACCATCTTCTTCTTAGCACCATCCGCCTGCAGCAGCTTCACTGGTTCTGACTCGGGTCGAGGACATGATTCTGTTTGTTCAAccacttcttcttctccctttgGCAGCTCTTCTTTCTCATCCTGTGTTGCAGTCCTAATATCACTACTCAAGCAGCTTCCCATGATAGAGATGAAACAAgaagatcagagagagagagagagagagacccagacagagagagaaacatatacatatgtaaTATATGTAGATCAGAAGGGTGGAGGAAGCTGGCACATGAACTAGCGGTTGTTGCGCCGAGGAGTTGAGATTCTTCTGCTTGAGCGTAACATCactcatatattaattaagcatATCCCTATCATCTTTGTATAATGtgattaatattttagtttgtGGCGAAAGCGTTGATCCCTTGTCCACGGCCACTGGCGTACTTTATAAGTGTGTCAGGCAGCTGTTAACGACCAATATCATATCTTATTGCATGCAGAGATTACTGTTCAATTCATTGTATTAGATTCTTCATGACTCGGTCCAAAGCATGCTTTAGCTTTATGCATAGTGACAAACTACCTTTGTGTTAGTTTGGTTTAAGGCCCCCCTCCCCCTAATCACGCTGAAAAGCCGGAGTACTGGAAATATTGGTTTCAAAACTAATATGTTCAGACGGGGCATCACGACAAATTTATGTTAAATAATCATATGCTGGGTCTCCCTTATAATACCAATCTCATTGCATATGAATTCAACTGCAATATGATTTCTAATTGCATGCATTGGATCATCATGTTATTTAAATGCAATCTCCACATGATCTCTATCTGCTATGATCATGAGGTGGAACTTCTACTTTGGGTGATTGATATAATCAGCCGAGTTATTTTTTCCCTGTTGGAATtgtaaattcatctcaactcattattacaattttttcaaactctcatacaaaatataaaaataattaaacttttttcaaattctaaaacaataataatattaaaaattaatattttaacaatattttatttaacttatttaaaacctttttaattcatttttaaaatccaaactctcccaagagagagaaaataagaaagaaaagaccTTCAGCACTCAAAACTACAAGAAAACGTccacatcaaatatatatatctaatatataaacTTGAAACCATCATAAAatatgggttttttttgtttttctgggTGGTCCAATCAATGTATGAAGTCTCATAAGCATCTTGAGTTGCAAGTACCTTACTTTCAAAGCAATTTTAGTTTTGTACTATAATTGATACTCTTATATAAATGCATGGTCACCCAAAATAACGGAGAGGATCATGAAGAACCGCGTCATTTTCCCAGAGCATTGCattgctgtatatatatatatatatacagaaataTAGACAAGGGTTAGGGGATTGTAGTGCGTACATGAAAGAAGTGAAAAGCACGCAAAATGTATTTGGGTAGTGCACGTGACATGTCTTTCAATTTTTGGGGACTTCTTTGAATACGTTCCATGATATTAGGGTAATTTGTTGAAAATATGAGGGCGTTTACGCGTGAACACAGTTTATAATTTGCAGCAGCAGATGAGGAGGCATCACATGATGGGTTCGGTAGGGATTTCTTTCTGCATTGAAATAATTGGGGCCTTTGCCTCATTGTGAGTATTTCTTCTTTGTTAATAGCAGACTGCCACCAAAGGTCCccactaaatattttgttaagcTTTTTCTATGAACGCCACGTCACGTCACGTCACGTCGTCACCACCGACTATTTTCAATGGCtctgttttcattttatcaaacagATTGGCTACATAAATAGAGAGACAGATCGAGCTTTTCAGTTTCCAAGTAGTAATTACTTTGAcagttcatttattttaattttttttatttaataattaaaaaagttgactattaataaaaaattaaaaaaataaaaagattaatttgACCTAATGGTCTATTTACAGTAGAATAGCACCgctctatttcttttaaataattttggaatttctttttgacaaaaagaaggaaaagcaaTAGGAAATTTCAAGCTGCCTACGCAAAAGATAAAGGCAAGGCAATGAATAGTTGTTTGACCACAACTTTTTTTACATAGTCCGAAACATAATCATACGATAATCACTTCTTGTTTCAAACAAACGTAAAGCGTTAATGGGACTTTAATCAGCAGTCCTATTAGCATCATTGTTATTATGCAaccaattaaaatatattcactCAGAAAGTATTGTTCCTGCCAAGATATGAATGAATTTCTTACTATTTGTCTGAATTTTGGGCTTTACGGTGGGAGAAAGATATATacaaaaagtaaattcacatCATTTATAATCGTTCCagtgaattttttgaataatattaaatttttaataaatattataaaatttattttatgtatctaTCTCTCtaacctatactctaaaatatgtttaaacCCTATTTATTTGATGGGATACAAAAACTGAACTCTTGGTGCAAGACTCTCAATTTAGGCCTATTTGGATAGTGACATGAGATAAgaagattttaaatgaaagttaaaagttaaataaaatattattttttaatataattattatttttaaatttgaaaaatttaaatcatttattatatttatgtaaaaatctaaaaacattataataataaaatgaaataaaaaatcatttctatatccaaatgaCGTTTCTCATCACTTTCTGGTGTTAATCaacttccttaaaaaaaaaatcctcttaaTTCTTCACATCCAACGGCTTTCCTCTTTCCGGTGTAACGCCAGTTGGCTCAACTACCTAGGCAACGAAACCGCCCACTGGCCTTCTCCAAATCCCATCCGAGCAATCACGTGAATCACTCAGGTGCTTCTCCACACGTGTGAACTGTGATACCGGGGTAAGTGGTAGTGGAGGCAGAAAGAGCTTGAAACTGCATTTTGCTTTCACAACACTTTCACTCTCtctatgaaatttgtttttcGTATTCTAAAGTTCTCAATGTTTTTCTCTGAGAGTTTTCTACGCCCATTCCTCGATTACATTTACTTTGGAAGTCACTGAGAATGGAACAAAGGCTCGTTCGCACCCTCCCTCTTCACCttgctctattttttcttctctataaGGTGTTCCGTAGCTTATCTCTGAGCTGCTTTACTGATTATTGTTCCTGCTGTGTGATTTATGTCAAATTCTCTCTTGGGTCTTCGTGAAATTTCTATTCTTTGAGAGAAACTAGTTAGTGCTGCTCGGTTATTTGCTGCATTGTGGATTTTTGACTtgggctatgtttgggtactagagtatcctcaacacttttcaagtactctcgtatttttgaaaatacttcacatgccaaacaacttaaaatactttcaatgggacccacaaactcacttcaatctctactcataactattcacaaacattctataatacttatcactattatatgtaaataaaaaataaaatcactataatatgtatcactattaaatatataaaaaaaaatcattataaaaaataaaatcattataatatataaataaaaaatatttattactattatatataaataaaaaataaaatcgctataatatataaataaaaaataaaatcactataatatataaataaaaaataaaatcactataatgtttatcactattaaatataaataaaaaataaaatcgctataatatataaataaaaaataaaatcactataatatataaataaaaaataaaatcgctataatatataaataaaaaataaaatcactataatatttatcactattaaatataaataaaaaaatcattataatatataaataaaaaataaaatcactataatatataaataaaaaataaaatcgctataatatataaataaaaaataaaatcactataatatataaataaaaaataaaatcactataatatataaataaaaaatatttatcactataatatataaataaaaaataaaatcactataatatataaataaaaaataaaatcactataatatataaataaaaaatatttatcactataatatataaataaaaaataaaatcgtataatatataaataaaaaataaaatcgctataatatataaataaaaaataaaatcactataatatataaataaaaaataaaatcactataatatttatcactattaaatagaaataaaaaataaaatcattataatatataaataaaaaataaaattactataatatttatcactattaaatagaaataaaaaataaaatcattataatatagaaataaaaaataaaatcactataatatataaataaaaaataaaatcactataatatataaataaaaaataacattactataatatttatcactattatatatatataaataaaatcgttataatatttatcactattatatataaattaaaaataaaatcattataatatttatcattattatatataaagtaaaataaaatcactacaatatttattaatattaaaaaatcactataataaaatcattataatatttattactaaaaataaaatcactataatatttatgggacccacatatttttcaactacctactcaaaagtcaacaattcaacatacttcacacatccaaacaactcaaaatactctcaatgagacccacaaactcactccaatctctactcataattattcacaaacattctcaacacttctcaacacttctcactacccaaacatacccttagGCTCTAATATTGCTGTTCTTTTTTGTAATTGCTTCCCAgttaatttcatttcttttgctttatCGCCCTTATATCTATCACGGTTAAAGatggatttttttataacttcaaATTCTCAGTTGGTACATTGTTGTCTGGGCGGGAATTACCAGGTTTTTATTCGGGCACATTTTAGACATTGTGTATCAgcataattaattagattatgTCTGTGTGTATATGTGTTTCTTTCCCATACGAGAGTTGGTcttgattttcaattttaaggGGAAACAAGTTGCCACTTCTATTTTTTGTCAATTTGGTGAAAAAGTTTTGCTATTCGTTGTactaaagttacaaaaaaatgttgaaagaaATTTGGCTAAGGTATTTCTAAACCTTTTTCAAACCCGGGAATTGTTCATGAATTAAAATTCACTGTTAATAGTTAATGGCTCAAATTTGTcctgaatttttattttgtgacaaCAAAAGAAAGCTCATACACGACACAAACCTATTACTTCTCTTTTCAGCACTCTAGATCATATGAATCACATCCTTAAACATACAAGTAAATGATTGTGTAGATGTACATCAAAACCCTGAATATACCAAGCATTTTTAATCTTAGTTGAGTTATTGGAACCATCTGCCCAAGTGTTGCTACAAAATTCATAACTGCTACCTTGATTGTGAGGAAACTGTTTAGGCCAAAAGGCCACATTTCTTGTACTCTGTGAGATTTTGGGATATTGAACCGAGTACATTTTCCGTATATTGCAGCCACAATAAACTGCCTGCCATTATAGTGTGACAGAAAAtaattctccttttttttttttggttggggaAGAAGTTGGAATTCATGAATATGCATAAGCTTCTTGATGTTGGCAGTGGCGCTCATTCTCTAGACCTCTTGTTGGTAAATTGATAAGAGagctaaaagaaaatatttatacattcataATGTTGGCCACATGACAGATGCGAGggtaataataatttctaagaTGACATCATGCTCATATATGTAGATTCTTTCATGAACCTAACATGAAAATCCTATAATCTGTCAGAAGGCAGAACAGAACATTCTCTACAAATGGAAACAAGCATCTGTGAACTTACATTCTAAATTTCAAATGTGTTGATTGTGGTGGTATTATATATCTACATTGAAGAGCATGAGcaaattttatgtttaatatATGATATGctattattcttaatatatataacaggAATGCCTGATTGTGCaagtaatttaaatttaattatgaattatactCTTAGACAAAATGTGTACTTATAGACGCACACGCAGATATGGAGCttcatgcatatgcatagacgcatgttgatgttgttttttttaagaaatactTTATGCCACCATCTCCTATTGTACAaggtttctttctattttttttaaagtacgaagatattttattgatatagaaATAGATACAAGGTTTCTCTCTATTTGTCCAGGGTTTAAAGAGGTACATAGAGTTATGTGAATTATTCACTGAGCAGTACTTGATATAGAAATAGATATAAGGTTTCTCTCTATTTGTCCAGGGTTTAAAGAGGTACATAGAGTTATGTGAATCATTCACTGAGCAATACTTGATATAGAAATAGATACAAGGTTTCTCTCTATTTGTCCAGGGTTTAAAGAGGTACATAGAGTTATGTGAATCATTCATTGAGCAGTACATATCTCTATGCAGATTTTTGTGGGTCCCACTCTACCCTGTTTATTGATGTAAAAGAGCCCGTTCTTACAGAAATAAAAGTCAATGCATTGGCTCCTGATATATCTCCAAGTGGGGACTCTCGGCCCTTTCTTCCCCTTTTAGCTCATTCTCCATTGATACTGTTTGCAAATAACATTGTGCCGATATTATCAAGTTTTCTTTATCTTCCCTTTATGGCTGCTGCTaaattttataacttaatttaaaGTATTCTTTCCTAAAGTTTCACAGACCTGTTCCCAAATTGTTTGACATGAAGTAGCTTTGACTTCCACATGTCCTTAAATTAATACCTTCATTAGTCTTTAAATATCATGTCTCATAATTTCTGTAGGGTGCATTTAATATCCTCTTCAATTTAAGTGGCTTCATTGTATCATGCATGTATCTTTATGTATATAGATCTATAATGCCATGGTAGAAAATGGAAGCAATCCTAAATATTAATGTGAAAAATTGTATGGATGATGGATAATTGAGACTTAAGTAATACCATCACAGTATCACCTGTTATGATGACCCTTCATAGTCTCTTTGATAAcatggtaaaaataaaaattcacaactatggaaagcAGAATGGAAGTGTGA carries:
- the LOC109006854 gene encoding uncharacterized protein LOC109006854, translating into MGSCLSSDIRTATQDEKEELPKGEEEVVEQTESCPRPESEPVKLLQADGAKKKMVRFKLQEDDDNVGRGSTDHGDSRSRVVRIRVVVTLKELKQILNSEENFQYSSVEELVSAMKLTRSRTCKAKTSDGDSWRPALASIPEDH